The DNA window gtaGCAACAACGGAGACGCGACCAGCCGGCAGCGACAAACGCATCAGGTTTGCCAGCCGCGCAGCAATAATTACACGACCCCTCTCGAACGTTTTAAAGCGGCTTCCCCTTATATTTTTAGTGCGTCAAGACCGAGGGGATAGACACGGCCCCGGCCACCGAGGCCCTCGGAACCCGACGACCAGTCGTTTTGCGCTTTTACAGGGCGAGTTGTCGAAAACTTCGCCCGGCTTGCCGAATCATCGCATCGGCACGTCCCGCTATGGGCCAAACTGCGAATCTACACTGGACg is part of the Halictus rubicundus isolate RS-2024b chromosome 3, iyHalRubi1_principal, whole genome shotgun sequence genome and encodes:
- the LOC143353015 gene encoding uncharacterized protein LOC143353015 — translated: MASIVSRRAYTGPESQAATAPHRAGSNNGDATSRQRQTHQCVKTEGIDTAPATEALGTRRPVVLRFYRASCRKLRPACRIIASARPAMGQTANLHWTVKLLEPPRGR